Within the Polaribacter pectinis genome, the region AAATAGAAACGTGTAAAATTATTGTTCAACATTTATTCTCTTGGTTTGAATGACAAATCTAAAGATTAATTTTAGATATACAAATAATATGAAAGAAGTTTAAAAAAATTTATGAACTCTTTAAAATCAAGTTTATTTATTATGATAAATGTAATTGTTTCTAACAATTATTATTAAAAACAAAATTATAATAAACAAAAAAAGCATCTCAAAAGAGATGCTTTTTGCGGTCTGGACGGGACTCGAACCCGCGACCCCCTGCGTGACAGGCAGGTATTCTAACCAGCTGAACTACCAGACCGTTGCTATTAGCGGTTGCAAATATATAACAGATTTTAACATCTGCAAACAAAAAAATGATTTTTATTTAATTTTTTTTCTACTAATTAAATATTTTGTGAGAATTTGATTAAATCCAGAATGAATATCTACAGGAACATAATCAATTTGATATTGTAAACATTTATTTTTCAATTCTTTAAAATAATTTTCTACAATTTCCTTGTATTTTTCTTGAACATTCTCTGCGTAAACATTTATTTCTTCTCCTGTCTCAACATCCACAAATTTTTTGGGTGAATTGTCAAAATTGAAGTTTAATTCTGTTTTTCCATCGAAAGTGTGAAACAAAACTACCTCGTGTTTGTTGTATTTTAAATGACGTAACGCTTCAAAAAGTGCTTCATCTTCTTTTGACGTTTGAAACATATCCGTAAAAACAAATATTAAAGAACGTCTGTGAATCTTTTCTGCAATTTCGTGGAGATATTTATAAGTATCTGTAGTTGCATTCGATTCAGAAACCATTAATTGCTCTAATTGATGCAATAACATCTTTCTATGACGCTCACTCCCTTTTTCTGGAGCATAATATTCGTAAGAATCTGCATAAATACTTAAACCTACTGCATCTCTTTGTTTTTTGAATATTTCCATTAATGCAGCTGCAGCAACTGCAGAAAAACCAACTTTATTTAAAGAATCTACTGTTTGCTTTTTTATAATCGGATAATGCATGGAAGCTGAATTATCTATAATAATATGACAACGCAAGTTCGTTTCTTCTTCATATTTTTTAGTGTAGAGTTTCTCTGTTTTTGCAAACAATTTCCAATCTATATGTCGTGTGCTTTCGCCTTTATTGTATAATTTATGTTCGGAAAATTCTACAGAAAACCCATGAAACGGACTTTTATGCATTCCTGTGATAAAACCTTCCACCACTTGTTTTGCAAGGATGTCTAAATTTTTAATTTCCGAAGATTGTACGTTTGATAAATCCATACTTATTTTTTAATTTCTTGGGCTCTCGAAAGATTATCTGTTGTTTGCAGTAATTTTTTCTCTAAAATAGGATTGTAATTCGGATTTTCATCTAAAAATTCGCTTAAAATGTCAAACGCTTCTTTTGATGAATAATTTCCAATAGAACTTGCCAACCAACCTTTTGGAAAGAAAATATCGCCTGTTAACTGTACTTCTTCTAACTTCTCTAAAATTGATTTTAAATGTTTTGTTGAAGAACCTTGTCTTAATGGATGATGTATGTTGTTCAATGCACTTTGCACCCAAGATTCTTTCTCTCTATTTTCTTTTTGTAAAAGCGATTTCATAAATTCATCTCTTACACTTTCATCATTTGAAAGTGATGGCAACAACCATTTAAAACGTTCTAATCTATCGGGATTTGAAATTCGAGTTTGTTGTTCTTCTAAAATTTCATTGGCTTTTGGATGCTTGAAAATTGCCAACTTTATTGCTAAAGAAGTGTAATCGTTTTCATTTAAAAAGAGGTTTTCAATATTTTTCTTTTTAGACCAAATTTCATATAAATTACTTGTTCCAACTTCAGAAAATGCAACAGACTGGTACAATCCAAAAAGCGTTCTTTTGATATTTTTTGGCAACTCACTTTCTAACAAATTAAAAATAGTTGTTTCTGTTCTATTCTGAATGTCTTTTTGCTCTTCTTCATTTAAAAAAGTCCAAAATATATTTTGAATTCTACCTGACAAATAACCAGTAATTAATTCGTTTTCTTCTTTTTGAATTGCCTCTAAATACACATTGTAGGTTTCTAATGGAGATACTTCTCCATTTAACATATTTTCGTATAAATTTATATATTGATATCCTCTTGAAACTTCATCTTTAATATCTTTATAAGAAGCTATTTTACCTTTATAAATAGGAAAAACGCCATAACCAAATCCGTTTGTGTTGTATAAAACTTGCCCTGGTTTAAAATCTTTTGTAGCTGAAGTAATGTCAAAAGATTTGCCCATATTTTTTATATTGATGTTCTTCAAATAACCTCTTTCATCTAATAATTGAATTCTAAAAGATTGTGTCCAAATTTTATCTGAACCATCTTCTGCTTTTTGATGAATTACAAACTTTGTAACATTTCCTTTTTCATTCAACTCGATTTCTTCATAAAAAACAGGTCTTCCTGATGAATTTACCCAAACATCGCTCCAGTTTTTAATATCGCCAGCAGATTTTTTATCTAAAATTGAAACCAATTCATTCCAATCTGCATTTGAATTTTGATATGTTTTTATATATTCTTGAATTCCTTGCTGAAAAGCTTCTTCTCCCAATAAAAACTCCAATTGACGCATCATAATTGGTGCTTTGTTGTAAATAATTCTTCCATACAAAGAACCCGCATTTTTTAGATTTCCTAAATATTGACGAATTGCATTTGTGCCTTTTGTTCTGTCTTCTGAATACGCACTTGGGTAATGTGCCATCATAAAACTTAAATTATGATTTATTTCTGGAAAAACAGGATTCATAATTTTGTCTGCCATAAAATTGGCAAAAACCTCTTTCATCCAAACATCGTTAAACCACTTCATAGTAACCAAATCGCCAAACCACATGTGTGAAGTTTCGTGCGCAATTAATTTTGCCCTGCTTAATTTTCTGTTTTGAGTCGCATTTTTATCTAAAAATAAAGAGGAAGCTCTATATTGAATCGCGCCAACATGTTCCATTCCTCCATATTGAAAAGGCGGTATTGCAGCGAAATCCATTTTTTGAAAAGGGAATTTAACTTGTGTGTAATCTTCTAAAAAATCTAACGAATTTTGATGAATTTTAAAAACTTCACCCACACTTTCATCAATTTTTTCTTGGTTATTTTCTCTGTATAAAAAACGCATATCAAAAGCACCTGGGTTTTTGGTTTCTTCTGTAAATTTTCCAGCGACAAAAGAGAACAAATACGTACTCATTAAATCGGTTTTAGCGAACGTATGCTCTGTAAAACTATCAATTTCTATGGCACTTTCTTCAAAACCTCCACACAATACTTTCCAATCTTTTGGCGCAGTTATTCGTAGTTTATAGTTGGCTTTTATATCTGGCTGATCAAAACAAGGAAACAACGTACTTGCTCTGTCTGGCACCAATAAAGTATATAAAAATTCTTCATTTCTATTTAAAGAAACTTCACCTGCATTAAAAAATATTTCTATAGAATTTTTTCCTTTTACAAGTAATTTTTTATCAATAATTAAATGCTCTTTTTCGTGTTTTACTTCTGAAGTTTGTCCATTTACTTTTAATGATTTTAAATGTGATTTTTTTTCGTTAAAATCTAAAATTAAATCATCTTTAAGGTTATTTAAAGACAATTCTAACAATAATTTAGAAGAAATAGGACTTATTTTCTCCTTCGGAATTTTAAAATCTAAATGATAGTTAACGTCTGAAATTTGTTGTTTTCTTAACTGTGCTAATTCTAAAGAAATTCCTTTTTCGAGAATAGCAGTTTTATTGTTAGTTTTATTGCAGGAAATTATAATTAGGGAACAGAATAGGTATAATAAATTCTTCATTAATTTAGGTTTACATTCAAGTTCTGCAAATATGCAGAATTTGTTCTATTTACAATCTTAAATTTAACTTTATCATTTTAAAACCATTAGATTAAACATGCTAAGACCTCGCCAAAATACGGGGTTAGTTCAACTTGCAATTTTAAAAATTAGTTTTGGTTATTATTAAATTATTAGAACAAAATTCATAAGACCCCGCTAAAAAGCGGGGTTAGTTCAACTTGCAATTTTAAAAATTAGCTTTGCTAATTTTTAAAATTGAGTTTCACTAAATTAAAAAAAGGTTCAGCATTCGCCAAACCTTTCCAATATTATAAAATATTAATTGTTACTATAAAGCAGCATCAATTTTTCCTGTATATGTATTTTTTGGAGCAACACCTACTTGCTTATCTACTACTTCTCCGTTTTTAAAGATTAAAACAGTTGGTATGTTTCTTACTCCGTATTTTGCTGCAAATTCTTGGTTTGCATCTACATCTACTTTACCAACTACAGCTTTCCCTTCATATTCTGCATGAATTTCATCTACAATTGGTCCAACCATTCTACATGGTCCACACCAAGCTGCCCAGAAATCTACCAATACTGGCTTGTCTGATTTTAATACTAATTCTTCAAAATTTGCGTCTGTTATTTCTAATGCCATTTTTTATATTTTTAAATTCTTATTTCAGTTTTGTATTACAAAAGTAAACAATTTATTTACTTTCTATATTTCTAAAAAATTACTTTTTACTATTTGTCTATCAATTGTATTTATTATTACAGTTGATTGTAACTAATTATAATATTAGCTGAATTTAATTTGAGTAAGCGCGTTAGGGATTGAGCGGTTTGTTTGAGCTCTTTTTTGTTTTTACAAAAAAAGCGAGTAGCGAAAGCCCGACCTTTTTAGGGAACGCCCAAAATACTTTAAAATAATTCGGATGCTATTGCATGTACATTATCGCTTTTTCCCATAGAATAATAGTGCAAAACTGGTACTCCTGCCGCCAATAATTCTTTCGATTGCTGAATTGCCCACTCAATACCAACTTGGCGAACGTCTTTATTTGTCTTACAATTTTCGACAGACGAAATTAAAGTTTCGGGTAAATCGATTTTAAAAACTTGAGGTAATAATTGCAAATGACGCTTTACTGCAATTGGCTTAATTCCTGGAATAATTGGCACATTAATTCCGGCTTCTTTTGCAGCTTCTACAAACGCAAAATATTTTTGATTATCGAAAAACATCTGTGTAACTACGTAATCTGCACCAGCATCTACTTTTTCTTTTAAACGTTTTAAATCGGTTTGTAAAGATGGTGCTTCTAAATGTTTTTCTGGGTAACCTGCAACTCCTATACAAAAATCTGCCTTATTTGTCGCTTCAATTACATCGTGTAAATACTTTCCACAGTTTAAATCATTGATCTGTTTTACCAAATCTGTTGCGTAATGATTTCCACCTTCATTTGGCGTAAAATATTTTTGATGACTCATTGCATCTCCTCTCAAAGCCATTACATTGTCGATTCCTAAATAATGGCAATCTACTAAAACGTATTCTGTTTCTTCTTTTGTAAAACCTCCACATAATACGTGTGGTACAGTGTCTACATTGTATTTATGCTTAATTGCTGCACAAATACCTACAGTTCCAGGACGCATTCTTGTTATTTTTCTATCTAATAAACCTTCTCCTTTATTTATGTAAACATACTCTTCTCTTGAAGTTGTAACGTCTATAAATGGCGGATTAAACTCCATTAACGGATCTATATTATTGTATAAATCATTGATGTTATTTCCCTTTTTTGGCGGAATAATTTCAAATGAAAACAATGTTTTTCCGTCTGCTTTTTTAATGTGTTCTGTAATCTTCATAATAGGCCTCCCTTAATCCCTCCAAAGGAGGGAAAATTGTCGCGGGTATTTTATGTTATTAATACTTTATTTGGGCGTTCCCTAAAAAGGTCGCGCTTTACACTATATCTTTTTGCTGAAAAAGCAAAAAGGATGTCGTTTCAATCGCTAACGCTACTTATTTAGCAACTTTATTCATCATCAAAACTCTTTGCAAACTAATTTACACAAGAGTGTTTCTTCCCTTTGGGAAGATTAAGATGGGCTTTCCTCTGCTAAAGTTGGATGCAACCACTTTCTTGCTTTCTCTTTTGTGATTCCTTTTCTTGTGGAATAATCGGTTACTTGATCGTCTGTAATTTTTCCTAAACCAAAATATTTTGCTTCTTTATTTGCAAAATAATATCCAGATACTGCTGCTGCTGGCCACATTGCTAAACTTTCTGTTAAAGTGACTCCTATGTTTTCTTCGACGCTTAATAAATCCCAAATGGTTTCTTTTTCTAAATGATCTGGACACGCAGGATAACCTGGTGCTGGTCTAATTCCTTTGTAATTTTCTTTTATTAAATCGTCGTTTGTTAAAGTTTCGTCTGACGAATATCCCCAATGTTTTACTCTAATTTGTTTGTGTAAATATTCTGCCATTGCTTCTGCAAACCTGTCTGCAATTGCTTGCGCCATAATTGCATTGTAATCGTCTTCTTTTGCTCTGTAACTTTCTGCCAATTCTTGCGCTCCAAAAATACCGACAGCAAATGCGCCCATATAATCGGTTTTATTGGTTTCTTTTGGCGCAATAAAATCTGCTAATGCATGGTTTGGAATTCCTTCTCTTTTCTTTAATTGCTGACGTAAAGTTCTAAAAATGGCAACTTCTTCACCTTTTTTCTGAACCGAAATATCATCATCATTTATAGAGTTTGCTTCAAACAAACCGAAAACTGCTTTTGGTTTTAATAATTGTTTTGCAATGATTTCTTTGATCATTTCTTGAGCTTCTGCATACATTATTGTCGCTTGTTCTCCAACTACTTTATCTGTTAGAATGTCTGGGAACTTCCCATGTAAATCCCAACTTCTAAAAAACGGACTCCAATCTATAAATGGCAATAATTCTTTTAAACTCAATTGTTTTAAAACCTGAATTCCTAATTCGTTCGGCTTCTTAATTTCCGAAGTTTCCCAATCAATTTTATATTTTCTTTTTCTTGCTTCAGTAATAGAAATATAAGATTTTTCTTTTCCTCGTTTTAGAAACTTGGTTCTAAACTCGTCGTAATCTTTCTTTAATTTGGCTGTATATAAATGGCTCGATTTTTTGTTCAACAAATCTCCAACAACAGTTACTGCTCTACTTGCATCATTTACATGAACCACTGCATTTTTATATTGTGTATCTATCTTAACAGCTGTATGCGCTTTGGATGTTGTTGCACCACCAATCAATAAAGGCAATACAAAATTCTGACGTTGCATTTCTTTAGCCAAATACACCATTTCATCTAAAGAAGGTGTAATTAAACCAGATAAACCAATTGCATCAACACGTTCGTCAATAGCAGTTTGTATGATTTTTTCTGGTGGAACCATTACACCTAAATCTACAATTTCGTAGTTATTACAAGCAAGTACAACACTCACAATATTTTTACCAATATCATGAACGTCACCTTTTACAGTTGCCATTAAAATTTTACCAACAGGTTCTTGTTTGTCTCCTTTTTCTGCTTCAATAAACGGATTTAAATAAGAAACCGCTTTTTTCATTACACGAGCAGATTTTACAACTTGTGGCAAAAACATTTTTCCTGCGCCAAATAAATCTCCAACCACATTCATACCAATCATTAAATGACCTTCGATAACTTCAATTGGTTTTTCTGCTTCTTGTCTTGCTTGCTCCACATCTTCAATAATAAAAGCATCTATTCCTTTTACTAAAGCGTGAGTAATTCTTTCTTGTAGTGTATTTTCTCTCCAAGATAAATCTGCAACTTTTTCTTTTTTAGAACCTTTTACTGTTTCTGCTAAATCTAATAATCGTTCAGTTGCGTCTTCTCTTCTGTCTAAAATTACGTCTTCTACATGTTCTAATAATTCCTTAGGAATATCATCATAAACCTCCAACAAAGCAGGATTTACAATTCCGATATTCATACCAGCTTGGATCGCATAATATAAAAATACAGAATGCATTGCCTCTCTAACTCCGTCATTTCCTCTAAACGAAAACGACACATTACTTACACCTCCACTTACAGAAACATTTGGTAAATTTTGTCTTACCCATCTTGTTGCTTCAATAAAATCGATGGCATTTCTTCTATGTTCGTCCATTCCTGTTGCTACAGGAAAAATATTCAAATCGAAAATGATGTCTTCACTTGGAAAACCAACTTTATTTACCAAAACGTCATAAGAACGTTTGGCAATTTCTATTCTTCTATCGTAATTATCTGCCTGACCTTCTTCATCAAAAGCCATTACAATTACTGCTGCTCCATAGCGTTTTATTTGTTTTGCTTCCCAAATAAACTTTTCTTCTCCTTCTTTTAAGGAAATAGAATTTACCACACATTTTCCTTGTACAACTTGTAAACCAGCTTCTATGATTTCCCATTTGGAACTATCAATCATAATTGGGACTCTACAAATATCTGGTTCTGCAG harbors:
- a CDS encoding DUF58 domain-containing protein, which gives rise to MDLSNVQSSEIKNLDILAKQVVEGFITGMHKSPFHGFSVEFSEHKLYNKGESTRHIDWKLFAKTEKLYTKKYEEETNLRCHIIIDNSASMHYPIIKKQTVDSLNKVGFSAVAAAALMEIFKKQRDAVGLSIYADSYEYYAPEKGSERHRKMLLHQLEQLMVSESNATTDTYKYLHEIAEKIHRRSLIFVFTDMFQTSKEDEALFEALRHLKYNKHEVVLFHTFDGKTELNFNFDNSPKKFVDVETGEEINVYAENVQEKYKEIVENYFKELKNKCLQYQIDYVPVDIHSGFNQILTKYLISRKKIK
- a CDS encoding M1 family metallopeptidase, producing MKNLLYLFCSLIIISCNKTNNKTAILEKGISLELAQLRKQQISDVNYHLDFKIPKEKISPISSKLLLELSLNNLKDDLILDFNEKKSHLKSLKVNGQTSEVKHEKEHLIIDKKLLVKGKNSIEIFFNAGEVSLNRNEEFLYTLLVPDRASTLFPCFDQPDIKANYKLRITAPKDWKVLCGGFEESAIEIDSFTEHTFAKTDLMSTYLFSFVAGKFTEETKNPGAFDMRFLYRENNQEKIDESVGEVFKIHQNSLDFLEDYTQVKFPFQKMDFAAIPPFQYGGMEHVGAIQYRASSLFLDKNATQNRKLSRAKLIAHETSHMWFGDLVTMKWFNDVWMKEVFANFMADKIMNPVFPEINHNLSFMMAHYPSAYSEDRTKGTNAIRQYLGNLKNAGSLYGRIIYNKAPIMMRQLEFLLGEEAFQQGIQEYIKTYQNSNADWNELVSILDKKSAGDIKNWSDVWVNSSGRPVFYEEIELNEKGNVTKFVIHQKAEDGSDKIWTQSFRIQLLDERGYLKNINIKNMGKSFDITSATKDFKPGQVLYNTNGFGYGVFPIYKGKIASYKDIKDEVSRGYQYINLYENMLNGEVSPLETYNVYLEAIQKEENELITGYLSGRIQNIFWTFLNEEEQKDIQNRTETTIFNLLESELPKNIKRTLFGLYQSVAFSEVGTSNLYEIWSKKKNIENLFLNENDYTSLAIKLAIFKHPKANEILEEQQTRISNPDRLERFKWLLPSLSNDESVRDEFMKSLLQKENREKESWVQSALNNIHHPLRQGSSTKHLKSILEKLEEVQLTGDIFFPKGWLASSIGNYSSKEAFDILSEFLDENPNYNPILEKKLLQTTDNLSRAQEIKK
- the trxA gene encoding thioredoxin, with translation MALEITDANFEELVLKSDKPVLVDFWAAWCGPCRMVGPIVDEIHAEYEGKAVVGKVDVDANQEFAAKYGVRNIPTVLIFKNGEVVDKQVGVAPKNTYTGKIDAAL
- the metF gene encoding methylenetetrahydrofolate reductase [NAD(P)H]; the encoded protein is MKITEHIKKADGKTLFSFEIIPPKKGNNINDLYNNIDPLMEFNPPFIDVTTSREEYVYINKGEGLLDRKITRMRPGTVGICAAIKHKYNVDTVPHVLCGGFTKEETEYVLVDCHYLGIDNVMALRGDAMSHQKYFTPNEGGNHYATDLVKQINDLNCGKYLHDVIEATNKADFCIGVAGYPEKHLEAPSLQTDLKRLKEKVDAGADYVVTQMFFDNQKYFAFVEAAKEAGINVPIIPGIKPIAVKRHLQLLPQVFKIDLPETLISSVENCKTNKDVRQVGIEWAIQQSKELLAAGVPVLHYYSMGKSDNVHAIASELF
- the metH gene encoding methionine synthase, producing MKVKQNKYMKLSGLEPLVLNENSNFINVGERTNVAGSRKFLRLIKEEKYDEALDIARHQVDGGAQIIDINFDDGLIDGKEAMIRFLNLIAAEPDICRVPIMIDSSKWEIIEAGLQVVQGKCVVNSISLKEGEEKFIWEAKQIKRYGAAVIVMAFDEEGQADNYDRRIEIAKRSYDVLVNKVGFPSEDIIFDLNIFPVATGMDEHRRNAIDFIEATRWVRQNLPNVSVSGGVSNVSFSFRGNDGVREAMHSVFLYYAIQAGMNIGIVNPALLEVYDDIPKELLEHVEDVILDRREDATERLLDLAETVKGSKKEKVADLSWRENTLQERITHALVKGIDAFIIEDVEQARQEAEKPIEVIEGHLMIGMNVVGDLFGAGKMFLPQVVKSARVMKKAVSYLNPFIEAEKGDKQEPVGKILMATVKGDVHDIGKNIVSVVLACNNYEIVDLGVMVPPEKIIQTAIDERVDAIGLSGLITPSLDEMVYLAKEMQRQNFVLPLLIGGATTSKAHTAVKIDTQYKNAVVHVNDASRAVTVVGDLLNKKSSHLYTAKLKKDYDEFRTKFLKRGKEKSYISITEARKRKYKIDWETSEIKKPNELGIQVLKQLSLKELLPFIDWSPFFRSWDLHGKFPDILTDKVVGEQATIMYAEAQEMIKEIIAKQLLKPKAVFGLFEANSINDDDISVQKKGEEVAIFRTLRQQLKKREGIPNHALADFIAPKETNKTDYMGAFAVGIFGAQELAESYRAKEDDYNAIMAQAIADRFAEAMAEYLHKQIRVKHWGYSSDETLTNDDLIKENYKGIRPAPGYPACPDHLEKETIWDLLSVEENIGVTLTESLAMWPAAAVSGYYFANKEAKYFGLGKITDDQVTDYSTRKGITKEKARKWLHPTLAEESPS